Proteins encoded by one window of Epinephelus moara isolate mb chromosome 18, YSFRI_EMoa_1.0, whole genome shotgun sequence:
- the LOC126406120 gene encoding prostatic spermine-binding protein has protein sequence MASLRSLILAVLLALLCSFHTPLAPTAKAQDLPFRYEQGLVADDDDDDDDDDDDDDDDDDDDDNDDDDDDDDDDDDDDDDDDDDDDDDDDDDDDDDDEDDDDDDDDDDDDDDDDDDDDDDDDDDDDDDDDDDDDDDDDDDDDDDDDDDDDDDDDDDDDDDDDDDDDHEDDDDDDDDDDDDDDDDDDDDDDDDDDDEDGAYHKGSLCSYCEFCEHCDRCDKCPCKKGDESEHCEHCKMCNFCHVCPACQTLCQPGGFIDEVTGSIYKTVADVFDDDDDDDN, from the exons ATGGCATCATTGAGAAGTTTGATTCTTGCAGTGCTGCTGGCGCTGCTGTGCTCCTTCCACACCCCGTTGGCTCCCACTGCCAAAGCGCAGGATCTGCCATTCCGCTACGAGCAAGGTCTAGTAgctgatgacgatgatgatgatgacgacgacgacgacgacgacgacgacgacgacgacgacgacgacaatgacgatgatgatgacgacgatgacgatgacgacgacgacgacgatgatgatgacgatgatgacgatgatgatgacgatgatgatgatgacgacgatgatgaagacgacgatgacgatgatgacgacgatgatgacgacgatgatgacgacgatgatgatgacgacgacgacgatgatgatgacgacgacgatgatgatgatgatgacgacgatgaCGACGATGACGACGACGATgatgacgacgacgacgacgacgacgacgatgatgatgatgatgatgacgacgatgatgatgatgacgacgatcATGAAG atgatgatgatgatgatgatgatgatgatgatgatgacgacgacgacgacgacgatgaCGACgatgacgacgatgatgatgaggatggtGCTTATCACAAGGGCTCTTTGTGCTCATATTGCGAATTCTGTGAG CACTGTGACAGATGTGACAAATGTCCTTGTAAGAAGGGTGATGAGTCTGAACACTGTGAACACTGCAAG ATGTGTAATTTCTGCCATGTGTGTCCTGCCTGCCAAACACTTTGCCAGCCAG GAGGTTTTATTGATGAAGTAACTGGATCCATCTACAA AACTGTAGCTGATgtctttgatgatgatgatgatgatgacaactGA